Proteins from a genomic interval of Arachis hypogaea cultivar Tifrunner chromosome 10, arahy.Tifrunner.gnm2.J5K5, whole genome shotgun sequence:
- the LOC112715800 gene encoding mini-chromosome maintenance complex-binding protein, whose translation MGGPQYDFLSNPLGAVRSTFEKAMASVSDPSSFNSGDWGAMDLFTNFLFDQSHHLQVPVLTPASMRWIKPNTLVRFRGMIQDMLGNEFYVGAYKDGAVWRTNKFMDVSQFPIGPSADTRIWERRLLYCVPVPGLNSWAQIPSEAVTDQCMGWKSEQREKRPRAEAECSDMTVSSEEDQGSPTTKKMREGEQPSLASQSRESEIASSSFSPAPVPEGNSLHCLVKVYDSPESELKLNEIFEFVGILTSDPEIQEDNVDNDLSNEFCEDPLRHFPPNKVVPRFHCFVHRKLAAHDFLQNNPIIEPKLDMVKGIREALLRHLTAVLGNDDVAAHFMLLHLLSKVHSRVDSLAVGKLSLNLTCFSKEIVSIFGNQLNVVVKNLMPFTHCIPLTVEYLNTASLAPKKNYETNRLETGALQLAEGSHLIVDETKLEAGTLNSLGVENARLLNNLVEWQKVEYDFKYYKMDMTTDVQLLVLSEGKSNILPADVIVPFRPSAANCSEAVTAEALEAWRWYLATVRQLPHSIESEMQQVVENDLVAARQADRSLNAQDLSRWLTMSRLMSLSFGETSLSLEHWQMVKELDRLRKERLK comes from the exons ATGGGTGGACCGCAGTACGATTTTCTGTCGAACCCATTGGGTGCGGTCAGATCTACCTTCGAGAAAGCCATGGCCTCCGTTTCCGACCCCTCCTCCTTCAACAGCGGCGATTGGGGCGCCATGGACCTCTTCACCAACTTCCTCTTCGACCAATCTCACCACCTTCAG GTTCCAGTTCTTACTCCTGCCTCTATGAGATGGATAAAACCCAATACTCTAGTTCGTTTTCGTGGGATGATACAGGACATGCTTGGAAATGAATTTTATGTTGGCGCTTACAAG GATGGAGCCGTGTGGAGGACCAACAAGTTCATGGATGTTTCTCAATTCCCCATTGGTCCCTCCGCAGATACGCGAATTTGGGAACGTCGTCTACTTTACTGTGTTCCG GTTCCTGGATTGAATTCATGGGCTCAAATTCCATCTGAAGCAGTTACTGATCAATGTATGGGTTGGAAATCCGAGCAAAGAGAAAAGCGCCCAAGAGCAGAAGCCGAGTGTTCTGATATGACT GTCTCATCTGAAGAGGATCAAGGttctcctactactaaaaagatG AGAGAAGGTGAACAACCTTCCCTTGCTTCTCAATCTCGAGAGTCTGAGATTGCTAGCTCTAGTTTTAGTCCGGCGCCGGTTCCTGAAGGGAATTCACTTCATTGTCTGGTGAAG GTATATGATTCTCCGGAGTCTGAATTGAAGCTGAatgaaattttcgaatttgtgggTATACTTACATCTGATCCAGAGATTCAAGAAGACAATGTAGATAATGATTTATCAAATGAATTTTGTGAGGATCCTTTACGCCATTTCCCACCTAATAAG GTAGTACCACGCTTTCATTGTTTTGTTCACAGAAAACTTGCAGCTCACGACTTTCTTCAGAATAACCCTATTATAGAg CCTAAGTTGGACATGGTCAAAGGGATTAGGGAAGCTTTGCTTAGACATCTCACAGCTGTTCTTGGAAATGATGATGTGGCTGCTCATTTCATGTTGCTACATCTCCTATCCAAG GTGCATAGTAGAGTAGATTCTCTTGCTGTAGGCAAGCTTTCACTAAACTTGACCTGTTTTAGCAAAGAAATTGTATCTATATTTGGAAACCAATTAAACGTTGTTGTCAAGAACCTCATGCCTTTCACACATTGCATACCCCTCACAGTGGAATACTTGAACACTGCTTCACTAGCGCCAAAAAAGAATTATGAAACCAACAG ACTGGAAACTGGAGCCTTGCAACTAGCTGAAGGTTCACATTTGATTGTTGACGAGACCAAGTTAGAAGCTGGAACGCTTAACTCTTTGGGTGTAGAGAATGCAAGGTTGCTGAATAATTTAGTGGAGTGGCAAAAG GTGGAGTATGATTTCAAGTATTATAAAATGGATATGACAACTGATGTACAGCTGCTAGTTTTGTCTGAGGGGAAATCAAATATCTTGCCAGCTGATGTAATTGTACCTTTCCGGCCCTCTGCAGCCAATTGCTCTGAAGCTGTGACTGCAGAAGCTTTAGAAGCTTGGAGGTGGTACTTGGCTACTGTTAGACAGCTGCCACACTCCATTGAATCAGAAATGCAGCAG GTGGTAGAAAATGATTTAGTTGCAGCAAGACAAGCAGACCGGAGCTTGAATGCCCAAGATTTAAGCAG ATGGTTAACAATGAGCCGTCTCATGTCATTGAGCTTCGGTGAGACTAGCCTGTCCCTCGAACACTGGCAAATGGTCAAGGAACTGGACAGACTGCGGAAAGAGAGGCTAAAGTGA